GCGCATCCCTCTTTGAGTCCGTCCCCGTGGCAGCCACCGATTGCATCCCTCCCTGCCCTCGCACGGAGAGAGCATGTCGCGGCCCGCGCGACTTCCTCGAGCCTGAGATGTCAGCCCCCGCTTGTACCCTTCGATGGGCAGCCACTAATGAGTCCCGAGCCCAGATCACGCACTTCGAAGCGGCCCGTCTTCGGTCCAGCGGGAGATGAGCTGAGACACTGCGAATTGGCCGGGGAGTCGCAGCGCATCAACGGAGCAAGAGTTCAAAGTCGAGGTCGTCGTTCTGCGGTGAGGATGTCCCTGTCACCAGGCAATGGCGACTGGGCATGCCTCAAGGAGTTTGGGCGTGAGTGATTCTTCGAGATGTTTGTCGGGTCGGAGGACTGGAATGTCGAGTCGTGTGGTTGGGCCGAGGGCGCTGTTCGCAGGATTCATGGCAATGGCAGTCCTGGGAGGTGCTTGTCAAAACCCAGCAGAAGAGGAGGCGGAAGCAGCGGAGCTTGGCGTGAGTTCCGCAGGACTCTGGTCACAGCCGGGCGTCCAACTCTGGACGGCTGGCGAGACAATCCCTGTCTGCTGGATCGCCCCTGGTTTCGATGACGCCAAAGTGATTATTCGCGCCACAATCAAGAGCCAGTGGCAGCGCGTGACCCGCATCCAGTTTGACGGTTTCCAAGACTGTCCCACAACGGGCAACCAGCAATTCATTCGCGTACTTTTGAATGCGGCCACGGACACGCAAGGTGGCGGACAAGCCACAGAGGGACGCGCGGCGCTTCAGTTGCCCACCGGGAATCGCAGCGTTCACATCGCAGTCCCTCCCAATATCGAGCCGGGAGTGGGACTTGGGCGTCTGCAGTATCTCGCAGCCCATGAGTTCGGCCATGTTCTTGGATTCGCCCATGAACAGAGTCGAGTCGACAATTCCGACATCGAAGATATCAACTGCAATCCTCCCGGCAGCGCAAGCGGAACACTCTGGTCGCGCTATGACAACCAGTCCGTCATGCACCAGTGCAACGACGGCGGCAACCAATCCGGGCGACTGAGCGTCCTGGATGTTCGCTCTGTCCAGAAGCTCTATGGCATCAGGACGAACGGAGGCTCGGACTTCAACGGCGATGGATTTGCCGATCTCATTGTTCGTATTGGGCAAACCGGGTACACGGCAATTCAATACGGCCGAGCCTCAACAGGACTGGACTCGCCCAGCGGAAACCTTGCAAACTGGAATGGCAACCTAAAAATCATCCCTGGCGACTACAATGGAGATGGGTATAGCGATGTCATTCTTTACTCTCCCGGCACAGGAAATGCGGAGGTTCGCCTTGGCCAATCAACCCCAGGGCTGACTTCTGTCGTGGGGGGCCAGCTCAACTGGGCCGCAACTTTGACGCTCGTTCCTGGCGATTTTCAAGCAGACGGATTCCTGGACGTATTGAAGTACAACGCCGTCTCGGGCCAAACCGCACTGGAATATGGGCACGCACTCCCCGGCTTCGACACGCCTGCTCAGGCGAACCCAGTCTGGAATTTGGGGTTCAAGTTCATTCCTGGAGACTTCAATGGCGACGGCTATTCGGACGTTCTGCTCTACCACCCGTCAACGGGATACTCCGAGATCCGTTACGGAGGCATCGCTCCTGGGTTGAATTTTTCCGCAGGCAGCCAGGTGAACTGGAACACAGGTCTCAAGCTTGTCCCCGGAGACTACAATGGCGATGGCTTCACTGACGTCCTGGTTTATGAAATGTCGACCGGAAGCGTCCAAACTCGCTATGGGCAAGCCACTGCGGGACTGGCCTTCTCCGCAGCAAGTCAGACAACCTGGATTACTGGATTCGATTTCGCTCCGGGCGATTTCGACGGCGACGGCTTCGCCGATGTGCTGCTCTACAACTCAACGACGGGATACTCTGAGATTCGCTACGGCAGCAGTGCTCTTGGGTTGACCTTCGCCCCGACCAGTCCAGCAAACCTGAGTACAGGACGCCAGCTTGTCCCCGGCGACTACAATGGAGACGGATTCACGGACGTCATGATCTATGGGGTCACGGCGGGAGGTGGCGAGATTCGTTATGGCCAGCCCACGAAGACGGGACTGCTTGCACCTGCAGGCAACCAGGTACTCTGGGCCGGGGGTCTTGAGCTGATTAGCAGCCCTGGCTACGAGTTCTAGGTGAATCCAAGTTGCCGATGACGGAAGGTGCGCGGTGAGGCCCCGCGCGCCTTCACTACCGTGCACGAGGACCGCACGACGTGCAGTCCTCGTGCAGGGCCAGAACCGTGACGAACAGAGTGACAGGTCCACGCTGGCGACGAACTCCGTCCGAGACCTGTCACTCGCCTTGAAGTCCGGCAGCGACGCCATCGTCAGCATTCGCCGAGTGCTGGCGACATACCTCCGCCCCAGCTGCTGGTAAAATCACTGTGTTTTTCGAGATCGCAGACGTGAGCGATTCTTCGGGATTCTTGTCTGAACGGAGGGCATCGATGACGAGTCGTGCAATGAGGTCGAAATTCTTATCCGCGAGTTTCGCGTTCGCGATATTCTTGGCAGGAGCATGCCAGCCCTCCACCACTGAGCACGAAACGCCCGCGGAGACTGCCGTGTCCACGGCGGGGCTCTGGTCAAAAACAAGCACGCAACTCTGGGCGAGAGGCGAAACAATACCAGTCTGCTGGATTGAGCCGGGCTTCGACACGGCCAAGGCAATAATCATCAGCGCCATCAAGAGTCAGTGGCAGCGTGTCGCAAGAATACAATTTGACGGTTTCGGGGCGTGCCCCACAACGGGCAATCAGAAGTTTGTCCGCGTGCTC
This sequence is a window from Myxococcaceae bacterium JPH2. Protein-coding genes within it:
- a CDS encoding VCBS repeat-containing protein: MAVLGGACQNPAEEEAEAAELGVSSAGLWSQPGVQLWTAGETIPVCWIAPGFDDAKVIIRATIKSQWQRVTRIQFDGFQDCPTTGNQQFIRVLLNAATDTQGGGQATEGRAALQLPTGNRSVHIAVPPNIEPGVGLGRLQYLAAHEFGHVLGFAHEQSRVDNSDIEDINCNPPGSASGTLWSRYDNQSVMHQCNDGGNQSGRLSVLDVRSVQKLYGIRTNGGSDFNGDGFADLIVRIGQTGYTAIQYGRASTGLDSPSGNLANWNGNLKIIPGDYNGDGYSDVILYSPGTGNAEVRLGQSTPGLTSVVGGQLNWAATLTLVPGDFQADGFLDVLKYNAVSGQTALEYGHALPGFDTPAQANPVWNLGFKFIPGDFNGDGYSDVLLYHPSTGYSEIRYGGIAPGLNFSAGSQVNWNTGLKLVPGDYNGDGFTDVLVYEMSTGSVQTRYGQATAGLAFSAASQTTWITGFDFAPGDFDGDGFADVLLYNSTTGYSEIRYGSSALGLTFAPTSPANLSTGRQLVPGDYNGDGFTDVMIYGVTAGGGEIRYGQPTKTGLLAPAGNQVLWAGGLELISSPGYEF